From candidate division KSB1 bacterium:
CGAAAAAATCATCAAAGAGGAATCGCAACGGGCTCCAACGGATGACGAGATCAAAAGGACTTTGGCCATCGATGTGGTCAATCAAATTGTTTCATATATTGCTCCCAGAAAGGTTAGTGTGAAGAGAGCTGTTGAACCTGGCACTGCATTATTAGATTCTGGAGCTGTGCTGGCTCGGCAAGGACAATGGCGTCAAGCCCAGCAGGTATGGCTTGAGGCTGAGCGGCAGGCTCCCACTGACGCACGTGTTTATTATAATTTGGGCCTGGCTGCTGAAGCGCAAGGTCGCTATTCTGAAGCCGAGGTTTACTATAAAAAGGCAGCACTGTTGAATCCGAAGCGAAAACTTTACCAGGCTGCGGCGAAAAGAATCAGGGAATTCTGGCAAAAAGTACGATGACAAAAATCGCATTTCTGTATCCGGGACAGGCCTCTCAGTACGTCGGCATGGGCAGGGATCTGTACGAACAATTTCCCATCGCCCGCGACTTATTTGATGAAGCGAATGCGCTGTTGAAATTCGATCTCAAAAAAATCTGTTTTGAAGGGCCGCAGGAAGCGCTTCAGCAGACCCAAGTGACCCAGCCAGCGATCTTTGTTCATAGTATCATAGTCACCAAAATCTTAGCGGAGCAAAACCTTACACCTGACCTGGCAGCGGGTCATAGTTTGGGCGAATACTCGGCGTTGGTCGCAGCGGGCGTACTAACTTTTGAAGACGGTTTACGGGTGGTTCAAAAGCGCGGCGAACTGATGCAAATGGCTGGAACCATCAATCCCGGAACCATGGCGGCGATCATCGGTTTGTCGGATGAGCAAGTGATCGAAATTTGTCAGCGCGCCAGTGAGGCGGGCGTGGTCACTGCCGCTAATTTCAATTCGCCGATGCAGGTGGCAATATCTGGTTCGCCGGAGGGGGTGGCAAGGGCAAGCGAACTGGCACTCAAACAGGGCGCTAAGAAAGTAATTCCTCTGGTGGTTAGCGGAGCGTTCCACTCACCGCTTATGGAAAACGCTCAGCAAGAATTGAAAGCCATGTTGGAACGAATTGAGCTGCGCCCCGCAAAAATTCCGATTTACTCCAATGTCACCGCCCGTCCAGTCAATGATGTGGCTGAGATCCGAACGCTGCTGTATCAGCAACTCACGCATCCAGTGCGATGGGTCGAGACCATCCAGAATATGGTTGCTGACGGTGCGACCGATTTTTACGAAGTGGGTCCGGGAACAGTGCTGGCGGGATTGGTGAAACGAATTAATCGAACGATCCAAGTGCAGCCCAAAGGGACGGCTGCTGAGCTTAGCCGCGCCGGGGTGACCGCCTGATGATATCGTCCAGAAAACGATTTGGGGCGAAAAAATAATTCTATGGCAGCGCTTGTGCAAGGCGCTGTTTTTGAGGAGGGAAATATGGACAGAAAAGTAGCACTGATAACTGGTTCTGGTCGCGGCATTGGAAAAGCCATTGCCATGAAATTGGCACAGGATGGGATGAATATTGTAATATGCGATATCGATGAAGCTTCGATCAACGTCACCGCTCAAGAGATCTCGCAACTTGGTGTGAAAGCCATTGCTGTGAAGACGGATGTGACCAAAAGTGATGAAGTGAATCGGCTTTTCGATGAAGCGCTCCACGCCTTTGGCCGTGTGGATGTGCTGGTAAACAATGCGGGCATTACGCGCGACAATCTGA
This genomic window contains:
- the fabD gene encoding ACP S-malonyltransferase, which produces MTKIAFLYPGQASQYVGMGRDLYEQFPIARDLFDEANALLKFDLKKICFEGPQEALQQTQVTQPAIFVHSIIVTKILAEQNLTPDLAAGHSLGEYSALVAAGVLTFEDGLRVVQKRGELMQMAGTINPGTMAAIIGLSDEQVIEICQRASEAGVVTAANFNSPMQVAISGSPEGVARASELALKQGAKKVIPLVVSGAFHSPLMENAQQELKAMLERIELRPAKIPIYSNVTARPVNDVAEIRTLLYQQLTHPVRWVETIQNMVADGATDFYEVGPGTVLAGLVKRINRTIQVQPKGTAAELSRAGVTA